The genomic segment TCTGTTGGGCAGCCGGGGCATCTCTTCGGTTATTTTTTCCGAGCGGAAAATCATGGAAACCGAAGAAGCCAGAGTTTTCGGCCTGATTCTCAGAGCCCTGGCACATCCCGGCGGCAGCAGCGCCCCGGGAGCCCTGCTGTTGTCGTCGGCATTTGCCTTGACGACAACAGAACTTCAGGTTCTGAGAGAAAGTGAAGAGTATGAGCAGTTTCTCCTTTTTCTGAGAGATGCCCAGATGCTCTGTGATCAGGGACAGCTCATCAAGGTATTCCGCCAATTTTTTGAAGTGGAAATACCCCTGCCCTTTATGAAGGGAAAAGGTTCCTGGAGGAATCGGCTTCTCCTGGAAAGCCAGGGGAAAAGAGGCTGCACCAATTTGACACATCTGGCGGAACTCTTCCATTTTGAACAGCGGCAGAGGGGCCTGGATACGAGGGAGCTTCATGATTTTTATCTCTCCCAGCTCAAGGATCCTCAGGGAGATGAGGAGCGGCAGGTCCGCCTTGACCAGGACGGTCAGGCCGTACAGATCCTGACCCACCATTCCAGCAAGGGCCTTGAGTTTCCCATTGTCTTCTTTTTTGGCGCCATGTCTAACGGGACCATGCCCAACCCGGGCAGTCTCAGTTATTACTGGGAAGACAAGAGGTATAAGGACTACCTGGTGAGTTCTGAAAGCATCAAGAAAGCGGCTCTTTCTGACTGGGAAGAGCGGAAAAGGCTCTACTATGTGTCGTTGACCAGGGCTTCCGTCCTTCTGTATATGCCCTGGTTCCCCCAGAGCGACTTCTATTATCTGACCTCAATCTATGCGTCTCTGGTGGGTGAGGCTCTGTTTCAAGTCGAGGATGAATTGCTCGACGCTTCCTCACTTCAGGACATGTGGCCCTTTCATAGCCACTGTGCCTTTGCCGCGTCAAAAAGAACAGCGGGGGATCTGAAGAGGGAAGTGAATGCGAGGCTGGGAGAGGGCCTCCGCTCTCTGGCCTCCTCCCATCCGGATCTGTTTGCCCTCAGTACCGACATGCCTGACTCTTTTGTGATTGAACCGGCCATGAGGGAGCTACCCGTTCTCAAGGCAGCCCGGGTGAATACAGGGATTCCCTTCAGCCGCCGGGTCATTCCGGTGGTCAGTTTCTCCTCTCTTTCCTCGGATGCGCATATTGAGGCATCTCCCGGTGAGGATCAGGACCGGGACAAGCAGGATGAGAGCATCGATTCCCAGATCCTTCCAGGGGCTCTCGGGCTCACAAGGGGCGCCTGTTTCGGGAATCTCGTTCACTGTATTCTGGAAGAAATGGGCTATACCCTGGCCGCCATGAGTCTGGAGGAGTGGATGGAGTCGGGACTGTTCGGTCCTTCAGAGGCCCTTCTTTTCCTGGAAGAACGGGCCCTGCGCTTCTTTGATCAGAACTGGTGGAAAGAACAGGGACCCGCCCTCTCTACCATGATTCATGCTGTATTGAACAGTCCTCTGGGAGAGGTCGGTTCACTGAAAGAACTCTCCCCTTCCCAGAGAAAACACGAACTCGAATTTCTCCTTTCCACAGACAAGGGGAGCCGAATCAGCAAGAATGACTGGTCTGCTCTGTTGAACAAGGGGTATTTGAAGGGCTTTATCGACCTGATCTTCGAAAAGGATGGACGACTCTATATCGCTGACTGGAAGACCACGGTTCCTCCCGGCAGGGGTGCCCTCTCGGACTACAGCCCCGAGAATCTGGAAAAGACCATGATGCTCCACCGCTATGATCTTCAGGCCTGGATTTATGCCTTTGCTTTGAGACGTTATATGCTTTCCATCGATCCTGCATTCTCCTATGAGAGAGATTTTGGCGGGATCTACTATTTCTTTGTTCGCGGAATGGGGTCTGACGGGAAAAAAGGTGTTTATTTTCAAAGACCCGGGGAAGAAGATGTTCTGAATCTACTCAAGGAGGCTGAAAGATGAACCGGTGCAGGTCTAGAGGCATACTGCGGTTTCTGGAGTTGAAATCCATCCGTGAAAGTCCTCCCGCTGAGTTGATGAAAAGACTGACTCCCCTGAAGGAGGGGGAACGTTTTCCCCTGTCTGCCATGATGACCGGGGCCGAGGCTCTCTGGATTCAGAGCGCCGAGCATATGGTCAATAAATATGCAGACAGCCGCAAAGAAGAATTACGGTGGCTTCTTCTCTATTTTCTCGAGCTAACCTCTCAGGGGCATATCCGAATCTCCTCTGAAGATATCCGGGAGGATCTGCCCCTGTGGGGAGGACACTGTTTTTCCGGGGCCCCCCAGATATTTGAAAACCTGAGAGTCCTTGTTAGAGAGAACCCCCGCCTGTTTTCTCCTCTTCATGAAGATCTGAAAGATTCTTCCCGAGTTGAAGGGAGCCGGGCCATCCTCTATGCAACCGACCTGTCCTGCTTTTACCTGCTGAAGAAAAGACGTTTTGAACAGCAGTTTCTGGTCCTTCTGAAAAATATCAGCGGCAATGAAGGAAACATCCTCATCTCTCAGGATTTCGAGTCACATATGAGTCAAGCCTATGCCCGGATAAAGGATTCTCCAGAATATATCGTGACCGAAGACACCCTGAAGGCCGCCCTTATGGTGGGACGGTCCAGACTTTCTGTCATCACAGGCGG from the Oceanispirochaeta sp. genome contains:
- a CDS encoding UvrD-helicase domain-containing protein, giving the protein MDDKIFNPAKTDLLQSIRLEASAGTGKTYNLERVVCELISRYGIPLESILVVTFTNKAARELRDRIRSLVSQRAGEFSSSAQDDLEGFQRLQAAKRDFDRASIYTIHGFCQHVLKTWPFESSSSFTQEFLTDHSLVEEGVDEVLYRQFRGIPDHKKDLIRSYFSNGLEDSVQGLVRDVVRTMDEDDVICIPSDEQMRRVRDETEGFARGEGAIRRALEELLPFAPGEERIKSILKEMNTGQRPPTPGNISAVWEHLLPGDSLFRWLEKFFDPKANQAKYLTLLTEETLLAKSKSDRSLSDLSRQEDADLIRCVNALFEALEPLLVPGKPEHTLYFKTLSYSFLKEIVDSALPLIQEKKALRGARDFSDLIRVLSDLLEEAPEGPLAKVLRRQYRVVLVDEFQDTDRRQWSIFQTLFDRPDHNFFLIGDPKQSIYGFRGADLTVYFEACDTVPKDQRFSLTTNYRSRPPLVEACNFLFSRLFALNVPGFRAVPFESVTAGNEEAPTPVFPDGQTAAALQFCEISLDLDKPLARKDDLKEAWMVRTAAEIGNLLSGSITLKRGEQKNPVLSGDIAILLEKNQDCETMQTLLGSRGISSVIFSERKIMETEEARVFGLILRALAHPGGSSAPGALLLSSAFALTTTELQVLRESEEYEQFLLFLRDAQMLCDQGQLIKVFRQFFEVEIPLPFMKGKGSWRNRLLLESQGKRGCTNLTHLAELFHFEQRQRGLDTRELHDFYLSQLKDPQGDEERQVRLDQDGQAVQILTHHSSKGLEFPIVFFFGAMSNGTMPNPGSLSYYWEDKRYKDYLVSSESIKKAALSDWEERKRLYYVSLTRASVLLYMPWFPQSDFYYLTSIYASLVGEALFQVEDELLDASSLQDMWPFHSHCAFAASKRTAGDLKREVNARLGEGLRSLASSHPDLFALSTDMPDSFVIEPAMRELPVLKAARVNTGIPFSRRVIPVVSFSSLSSDAHIEASPGEDQDRDKQDESIDSQILPGALGLTRGACFGNLVHCILEEMGYTLAAMSLEEWMESGLFGPSEALLFLEERALRFFDQNWWKEQGPALSTMIHAVLNSPLGEVGSLKELSPSQRKHELEFLLSTDKGSRISKNDWSALLNKGYLKGFIDLIFEKDGRLYIADWKTTVPPGRGALSDYSPENLEKTMMLHRYDLQAWIYAFALRRYMLSIDPAFSYERDFGGIYYFFVRGMGSDGKKGVYFQRPGEEDVLNLLKEAER